A stretch of the Chroogloeocystis siderophila 5.2 s.c.1 genome encodes the following:
- a CDS encoding GH116 family glycosyl hydrolase has product MTQHQFSIPPHTWTRPIGLGWDKPYTVRMASNLDDGPWHGMPLGGFGAGCIGRASRGDFNLWHIDSGEHTFKSIPACQFSIFEQQASTSQAFALCTQPPADGTLTTWQWYPQHCENGVYHALYPRSWFIYENVFQAHLACEQFSPILPENYQETSYPVAVFVWRAHNPTNAPLTLSIMLTWQNTVGWFQNAIKNPEIRMRDDGSPVYEYEPCLGNSAGNFNRLIVEDNYCACLLERTGSDLQDGIGQWAIATTQQPNIELFYHTRWNPNSDGAEIWHNFANNGFLPNTENTTPAGKQEQLAAAIAVRFTLQPGETREIPFAIAWDFPVTEFALGVKYFRRYTDFFGRNGDNALAIAQTALQNYQSWQQQIQAWQQPILDRDDLPSVFKMALFNELYDLTSGGTLWSAADDRDPVGQFAVLECFDYRWYESLDVRLYGSFALLMLWSKLEKSVIRAFARAIGQRDDHTRVIGYYYTQGLESPTALRKVAGATPHDLGAPNEHPWEATNYTSYQDCNLWKDLSCDFVLQVYRDFVLTGATDWELLWDCWSAVVQTLTYLKTFDLDGDGIPENSGAPDQTFDDWRLQGVSAYCGGLWLAALEAAIAIGKTLLSYPDDHPASKILASAPDYPPIPETIDIFQSWLVRSRPIYQEKLWNGQYYRLDSKSGSDVVMADQLCGQFYARLLGLPDIVPPECATQALKTVYNACFVKFHNGQFGAANGLKLDGSPENPNATHPLEVWTGINFGLAAFLMQMGMKSEAWRITQAVVQQVYDNGLQFRTPEAITAKGTFRACHYLRPMAIWAIYRVLTF; this is encoded by the coding sequence ATGACACAGCATCAATTCTCAATCCCTCCGCATACTTGGACTCGTCCCATCGGTCTTGGTTGGGATAAACCTTATACTGTCCGCATGGCGAGTAATCTAGATGATGGTCCTTGGCATGGAATGCCTTTAGGTGGCTTCGGTGCAGGGTGTATCGGTCGTGCTTCGCGTGGCGATTTCAATTTATGGCATATTGATAGTGGCGAACATACTTTTAAAAGTATTCCAGCTTGTCAGTTTAGTATATTTGAGCAGCAAGCATCGACGTCACAAGCTTTCGCATTATGTACACAACCGCCTGCTGATGGCACTTTGACAACATGGCAGTGGTATCCACAACATTGCGAGAATGGTGTTTATCACGCGTTGTATCCTCGCAGTTGGTTTATCTATGAAAACGTCTTTCAAGCGCATCTAGCTTGCGAGCAGTTTTCACCAATTTTGCCGGAGAATTATCAGGAGACAAGTTATCCTGTTGCTGTGTTTGTGTGGAGGGCGCACAACCCCACAAATGCGCCACTAACGTTGAGTATTATGCTGACTTGGCAAAACACAGTTGGCTGGTTTCAAAATGCTATCAAAAATCCTGAAATTAGAATGCGCGATGATGGCAGTCCGGTTTATGAATATGAACCTTGTTTAGGTAATAGTGCTGGTAACTTTAATCGGTTGATTGTTGAAGATAATTATTGTGCTTGCTTACTAGAACGCACTGGTAGTGATTTGCAAGATGGTATCGGACAGTGGGCGATCGCAACTACGCAACAACCCAATATAGAACTTTTCTACCACACGCGCTGGAATCCTAACAGTGATGGTGCAGAGATTTGGCACAATTTTGCCAATAATGGCTTTTTACCTAATACTGAAAATACAACCCCAGCAGGAAAACAAGAACAACTTGCAGCGGCGATCGCGGTGCGGTTTACACTGCAACCAGGCGAAACTCGCGAAATTCCTTTTGCGATCGCGTGGGATTTTCCTGTAACTGAATTTGCACTAGGAGTAAAATATTTCCGCCGTTACACCGATTTTTTTGGTCGAAATGGGGATAATGCACTAGCGATCGCGCAAACGGCATTACAAAACTATCAATCTTGGCAACAGCAAATTCAAGCTTGGCAGCAACCCATTCTAGATCGCGACGATCTTCCCAGTGTTTTTAAAATGGCACTGTTTAACGAACTGTACGACCTCACGAGTGGTGGTACATTGTGGAGTGCAGCAGACGATCGCGATCCGGTTGGTCAATTTGCGGTTTTAGAATGCTTTGATTACCGCTGGTACGAAAGTCTGGACGTCCGGCTGTATGGTTCTTTTGCCTTATTGATGCTATGGTCTAAACTCGAAAAATCTGTAATTCGCGCTTTTGCCAGAGCAATTGGACAACGCGACGATCACACTCGCGTGATTGGTTACTACTACACGCAAGGGCTAGAAAGTCCTACTGCTTTACGCAAAGTTGCAGGTGCAACACCTCATGATTTAGGCGCACCAAATGAGCATCCTTGGGAAGCTACTAACTATACAAGTTATCAAGATTGCAATTTGTGGAAAGATTTATCGTGCGATTTTGTTTTACAAGTCTACCGCGATTTTGTGCTAACGGGTGCGACAGATTGGGAGTTGTTGTGGGATTGTTGGTCTGCGGTTGTCCAAACACTAACTTACTTAAAGACGTTCGATTTAGATGGAGACGGAATTCCTGAAAATTCGGGCGCACCGGATCAAACCTTTGATGACTGGCGCTTGCAAGGTGTCAGTGCTTATTGTGGCGGATTGTGGTTAGCTGCACTTGAAGCGGCGATCGCGATCGGTAAAACTCTACTCAGTTACCCTGACGATCATCCTGCAAGTAAAATTCTAGCTTCTGCGCCTGATTACCCACCTATTCCCGAAACTATTGATATATTTCAATCTTGGTTAGTGCGATCGCGCCCAATATATCAAGAAAAACTGTGGAATGGTCAATACTATCGCCTCGATAGCAAGAGTGGTTCAGATGTAGTCATGGCAGATCAACTGTGCGGACAATTTTATGCACGATTACTCGGTTTACCTGACATTGTGCCTCCAGAATGTGCTACGCAAGCCTTGAAGACAGTTTATAATGCTTGCTTTGTGAAATTTCATAATGGTCAATTTGGCGCGGCTAATGGCTTAAAACTCGATGGTTCGCCAGAAAACCCCAACGCGACGCATCCTTTGGAAGTTTGGACAGGAATTAACTTTGGACTGGCGGCGTTTCTGATGCAAATGGGTATGAAATCAGAAGCATGGCGCATAACGCAAGCTGTGGTACAGCAAGTTTACGACAATGGATTACAGTTTCGCACTCCCGAAGCGATTACTGCCAAAGGAACATTTCGCGCTTGTCACTACCTGCGCCCTATGGCAATTTGGGCAATTTATCGCGTATTGACTTTTTAG
- a CDS encoding molybdopterin-dependent oxidoreductase, with translation MHQLPSRRRFLELSGFSSLSLLLGGCALSLVEGVVGKTFEPLNQSVETLLFNPQKLIPEFPESEIEPEALIVNTYRFTPVIDPLTFRLIIDGEVDNPLSLSLAEIQQLPHHTMTIRHVCVEGWAAIVQWGGVRMRDLVSLAQPKSDVRYAYFESADGYYESWDLASAVHPQTLLANQKNGEALPIENGAPLRLASPIKLGYKQSKWVTRITLVNQLRRSQGYWEDQGYEWYAGL, from the coding sequence ATGCATCAACTTCCGTCACGTCGTCGTTTTTTAGAGTTGTCTGGGTTTTCGAGTTTGAGTTTATTGCTTGGTGGGTGTGCGCTGAGTTTGGTTGAAGGTGTTGTTGGTAAGACGTTTGAACCGCTTAATCAAAGTGTTGAAACTCTACTGTTTAATCCTCAAAAGTTGATACCGGAATTTCCTGAAAGTGAAATTGAGCCAGAAGCGCTGATTGTTAATACTTATAGATTTACTCCTGTTATCGATCCATTGACGTTTCGATTAATTATTGACGGTGAGGTAGATAATCCTTTGAGTTTGAGTTTGGCAGAAATTCAGCAGCTACCGCATCACACAATGACAATTCGCCATGTTTGCGTTGAAGGATGGGCGGCGATCGTGCAGTGGGGTGGCGTTCGTATGCGCGATTTGGTATCGCTAGCACAACCTAAATCAGATGTCCGCTATGCTTACTTTGAATCGGCGGATGGCTATTACGAAAGTTGGGATTTAGCTTCTGCGGTTCATCCGCAAACACTTCTTGCAAATCAAAAGAATGGAGAGGCTTTACCCATTGAAAACGGTGCGCCTTTGCGTCTTGCTTCGCCGATTAAACTAGGCTACAAGCAAAGTAAGTGGGTCACGCGAATTACGTTAGTTAATCAACTACGACGTTCTCAGGGGTATTGGGAAGATCAAGGTTATGAGTGGTATGCAGGGCTTTAA
- a CDS encoding cytochrome b/b6 domain-containing protein encodes MTDNDLGQRRLSEAQRQGRSPLIPQQSIAAKIFHWLNIISLLLMITSGLQIYNANPVFGGRNGIPFPPIFLLGGWLAGGRHWHFAAMWLFALNLLWYGVYILMTRRWRHRFVSGKDIKALQRTQNQKRRNYAWHRITYTAIIPILLLAIFTGMGMYKPAQFHSIVDCFGSWQALRIVHFATVPLVVIYAAIHSWLSLKVGGSRLVESMFW; translated from the coding sequence ATGACTGATAATGATTTAGGACAAAGGCGATTGAGCGAAGCCCAGCGCCAAGGGCGATCGCCTCTTATCCCGCAACAAAGTATTGCTGCCAAAATTTTCCATTGGCTCAATATCATTAGCTTGTTATTAATGATTACCAGCGGATTGCAAATATATAACGCAAATCCTGTCTTTGGCGGACGTAATGGTATTCCATTTCCACCAATATTTTTACTGGGAGGTTGGCTAGCAGGTGGGCGACATTGGCATTTTGCCGCGATGTGGCTATTTGCACTCAATCTGCTATGGTACGGTGTTTATATTTTGATGACACGCCGCTGGCGACATCGGTTTGTGAGTGGTAAAGATATCAAAGCATTACAGCGCACCCAAAACCAAAAGCGACGCAACTATGCTTGGCATCGGATTACTTATACGGCAATTATTCCAATCTTGCTATTAGCGATATTTACTGGAATGGGGATGTATAAACCTGCTCAATTTCACTCGATTGTCGATTGTTTTGGCAGTTGGCAAGCTTTGAGAATTGTTCATTTTGCAACCGTGCCATTAGTTGTTATCTACGCTGCAATTCACTCGTGGTTAAGTTTAAAGGTTGGTGGTTCGCGCCTAGTTGAATCAATGTTTTGGTAA
- a CDS encoding alkaline phosphatase yields MANNHVIFIHPDGASPAHFTMARLVKEGPDGRLNWDTLDEARVYLGHMEDQLTGTSNGGAVTHATGVKVYAESFGFEVVRDENGNPVIDEASGRVVEKELTALSGTNQTIMQEAVAANKATALINSGVIAEPGSGAFAAKVGQADVPAGATGFGAFPRGQFAEITRQVVESGIDVILGGGLVNYLPVGTKPPAEAVYAESAQQLDAISTDANIRPDINLIELAESLGYTVVYTEEQLKAAAANPKVLKVLGIFANEDTFNDNIPTPEGNLRGVEENLLATDTEPYVPTAPTVGEMLKAAQTILERNPKFENGSFTVLEEEGTDNFGNVNNASGTLEALLRTDEAIGVAKEFYERHPNTLIITAADSDAGGLQIDDTDEIVGTFRTNPTGLDLPEFPDFENPGDGQNGVGTEAFVTQPSASGNTYNFGAAWAGTPDFAGAIVSKAHGLNADKLPVTLDNTDIYRAMYETLFGVDLPDREVPEFVPAPEATKDTGNVIFIHPDGTSPSMYGFARVVSEGPDGRLNYDQFSHSGVYLGHMRDQIVGTSNAGAVTHATGVKAQAGSFGLDEFGDPVVSRSGKRGVTILEEAIASGKATAVINSGFIAEPGTGAFLAEVENRSDVTEITKQILESGVDIILGGGEIHYLPVGTVGRFGQEGIRTDGRNLIEEAEAAGYTVVFSKEELQNLPEGTTQLLGIFAAEDTYNDNPEELNQSLGLDSYGQFLPDGTPTNPPTISEMLAAALPILSADPDGFMVVAEEEGTDNLANNNNSRGTLEATLRADAAFGVAMDFIREQDPNTLLITAADSEAGGIQVWQPTPFAPALPETVDAALTLPTNPTDTETFQNPVDGSEGRIPPLTTFQAQPSLDGEMGNFVTAWAGTSDFSGSIVAKTYGMNADLLNSTVDNTEIYQIMYQTLFGLNSLPDYQDGTNESDELVGGDGRDVIVAFGGDDTVAGGLGDDILYGGEGNDLLRGDLNLRAPQNYRRGGNDIIYGGTGNDRISGKSGNDTLYGEAGDDIIWGDAGDDLLWGGLGNDTLIGNNFSGGSGRNTFVLAAGEGTDTIIDFHAGRDKIGLTNGLTFRDLAIGQSGSSSLITLGEEILAVVNGVHANDFTANMFVAV; encoded by the coding sequence ATGGCTAACAATCACGTTATCTTCATTCATCCAGATGGTGCTAGTCCGGCTCACTTCACAATGGCTCGCTTAGTCAAAGAAGGACCAGATGGTCGCCTTAATTGGGACACATTAGATGAAGCCCGCGTTTATCTCGGTCATATGGAAGATCAGTTGACTGGGACTTCTAATGGTGGTGCAGTCACCCACGCAACAGGTGTGAAGGTGTATGCTGAATCGTTTGGGTTTGAGGTTGTTCGCGACGAGAATGGGAATCCTGTTATTGATGAAGCTAGTGGGCGAGTTGTCGAAAAAGAACTGACGGCTCTTTCGGGTACCAACCAGACCATTATGCAGGAAGCAGTTGCTGCCAATAAAGCCACGGCATTGATCAACTCTGGCGTGATTGCAGAGCCTGGTTCGGGTGCGTTTGCGGCAAAAGTGGGACAAGCTGATGTGCCCGCAGGAGCCACAGGGTTTGGTGCATTTCCGCGAGGTCAGTTTGCGGAAATTACGCGTCAGGTGGTTGAGTCGGGCATTGACGTGATTCTGGGTGGCGGTTTGGTCAACTACCTACCTGTGGGGACAAAGCCACCAGCAGAAGCCGTCTACGCTGAGTCAGCCCAGCAGCTTGATGCAATCTCTACCGATGCCAACATTCGTCCTGACATTAACCTCATTGAGTTAGCAGAGAGCCTTGGCTATACAGTTGTTTATACAGAAGAGCAACTCAAGGCAGCAGCCGCTAATCCAAAAGTCCTCAAAGTGTTGGGAATCTTTGCCAATGAAGACACCTTTAATGACAATATTCCTACTCCAGAGGGCAACCTGCGCGGTGTAGAAGAAAATCTCTTAGCAACAGACACGGAACCCTACGTGCCGACTGCTCCGACGGTTGGTGAAATGCTCAAGGCAGCCCAGACCATTTTAGAGCGCAATCCTAAGTTTGAGAACGGATCGTTTACAGTATTAGAGGAAGAAGGAACAGACAATTTTGGCAACGTTAATAATGCCTCTGGTACGCTAGAAGCACTGTTGCGCACAGATGAAGCAATCGGGGTAGCCAAAGAATTTTATGAAAGACACCCGAACACGCTGATCATTACAGCTGCCGATAGCGATGCAGGCGGTTTACAGATTGATGATACTGATGAGATCGTTGGTACTTTCCGCACTAATCCAACAGGGCTAGACTTGCCTGAGTTCCCTGACTTTGAAAATCCAGGCGATGGTCAAAATGGAGTCGGCACTGAAGCATTCGTGACGCAGCCATCTGCTAGTGGTAATACTTATAACTTTGGTGCTGCCTGGGCTGGGACGCCTGACTTTGCTGGAGCAATTGTGAGCAAAGCGCACGGACTCAACGCAGACAAGTTACCAGTGACTCTCGACAATACTGACATTTATCGGGCAATGTATGAAACTCTATTTGGAGTCGATTTGCCTGATCGCGAGGTTCCTGAGTTTGTTCCTGCACCAGAAGCTACCAAAGATACGGGAAACGTTATTTTTATTCACCCCGACGGCACTAGCCCGTCGATGTATGGCTTTGCTCGCGTTGTGTCCGAAGGACCTGACGGTCGCCTCAATTATGATCAGTTCTCCCATTCTGGAGTGTATCTAGGTCACATGAGGGATCAAATTGTCGGTACCTCTAATGCGGGTGCGGTTACCCATGCTACAGGTGTTAAAGCTCAAGCAGGCTCCTTTGGACTCGACGAATTTGGCGATCCTGTAGTATCTCGCTCTGGCAAGCGCGGTGTCACGATTCTCGAAGAGGCGATCGCCTCAGGTAAAGCTACAGCAGTCATTAACTCTGGTTTCATCGCAGAACCTGGAACCGGTGCATTTCTAGCAGAGGTAGAAAACCGTAGCGATGTTACTGAGATTACAAAACAAATCCTGGAGTCTGGTGTAGATATTATTTTAGGCGGTGGCGAAATCCACTATTTACCCGTAGGTACAGTAGGTCGCTTCGGTCAAGAAGGAATCCGTACCGACGGACGTAACTTAATTGAAGAAGCAGAAGCTGCCGGTTACACAGTGGTCTTCAGCAAAGAGGAACTGCAAAATCTTCCTGAAGGCACTACTCAGCTTTTGGGAATCTTCGCGGCGGAAGATACTTATAACGACAACCCTGAAGAGTTGAATCAGTCCCTCGGCTTGGATAGCTACGGTCAGTTTCTGCCCGATGGTACTCCTACTAATCCGCCTACGATTTCAGAAATGTTGGCAGCCGCTTTGCCCATCCTCTCGGCAGATCCAGATGGATTCATGGTTGTCGCCGAAGAAGAAGGAACCGACAATCTCGCAAACAACAATAATTCTCGCGGTACCTTAGAAGCAACGCTACGAGCAGATGCAGCTTTTGGAGTCGCCATGGATTTTATCCGCGAACAAGACCCCAATACTTTGCTAATTACTGCTGCGGATAGCGAAGCAGGTGGTATTCAAGTATGGCAGCCTACACCGTTTGCACCAGCACTTCCTGAAACCGTTGACGCGGCATTAACGCTGCCCACCAATCCTACTGATACCGAAACCTTCCAAAATCCCGTCGATGGTAGTGAAGGTCGGATTCCCCCGTTAACTACCTTTCAAGCACAGCCTAGCCTCGATGGGGAAATGGGTAACTTTGTTACCGCCTGGGCTGGAACAAGTGATTTCTCTGGCAGTATTGTTGCTAAAACCTACGGTATGAACGCAGATCTACTGAACTCAACAGTAGACAATACCGAGATTTATCAGATCATGTATCAAACTCTATTTGGCTTAAACTCTTTGCCAGATTATCAAGATGGCACGAACGAGAGCGATGAACTCGTTGGTGGTGATGGTAGAGACGTGATTGTTGCCTTTGGTGGCGATGATACCGTTGCCGGTGGACTTGGTGATGATATCCTCTATGGCGGCGAGGGGAACGATCTTCTTCGAGGTGACTTAAACCTTCGCGCTCCTCAGAACTATCGGCGCGGAGGCAATGATATCATCTACGGTGGCACTGGTAATGACCGGATTAGCGGTAAATCAGGTAATGATACGCTTTATGGCGAAGCTGGTGACGACATCATTTGGGGCGATGCTGGCGATGATTTGCTTTGGGGTGGACTAGGTAACGACACCCTAATCGGCAATAACTTCTCTGGTGGTAGTGGTCGCAACACTTTTGTCTTAGCAGCAGGAGAAGGAACAGATACGATTATTGATTTTCATGCTGGACGCGATAAAATTGGCTTAACTAATGGGTTAACCTTCCGCGATTTGGCAATTGGGCAAAGCGGTTCTTCGTCACTCATTACCCTAGGAGAAGAAATTCTAGCAGTTGTGAATGGCGTACACGCCAACGATTTCACAGCCAATATGTTTGTTGCCGTTTAA
- a CDS encoding class I SAM-dependent methyltransferase encodes MQRTPSWYQRFFAWTMAHGNADYEAAVRDRKQKLFAGVHGKVLEIGPGTGPNLVYYPRDTHWMGIEPNLYMHSYLKQAAERVGLDIEIRNGTAERLEIEDNSIDAVVSTLVLCSVDDLEATLKEILRVLKSGGRFYFLEHVAAPQNTRLRKIQNWIAPLWQVLGDGCHPNRETWSVLEKVGFEKLDYEHFQADAVPALMKPQIIGVATKKS; translated from the coding sequence ATGCAACGTACTCCAAGTTGGTATCAGCGCTTTTTCGCATGGACGATGGCGCATGGAAATGCAGATTATGAAGCAGCGGTACGCGATCGCAAGCAAAAATTATTCGCCGGAGTACACGGCAAAGTTTTAGAAATTGGACCAGGAACCGGACCTAATTTGGTTTACTATCCTCGCGATACGCACTGGATGGGAATTGAACCAAATCTTTATATGCATTCTTATTTGAAACAAGCAGCCGAACGTGTTGGGCTAGATATTGAAATTCGCAATGGTACTGCTGAACGACTCGAAATCGAAGATAATAGTATTGATGCCGTTGTGAGCACACTGGTTCTTTGCTCAGTGGATGATTTAGAAGCAACACTCAAAGAGATTTTGCGCGTACTCAAATCTGGCGGGCGTTTCTATTTTCTCGAACATGTTGCGGCTCCTCAAAACACGCGACTGCGTAAAATTCAAAATTGGATCGCCCCACTTTGGCAAGTTTTGGGCGACGGGTGTCATCCAAATCGAGAAACTTGGAGTGTATTAGAAAAGGTAGGTTTTGAAAAGTTAGATTACGAGCATTTTCAAGCAGATGCAGTCCCAGCGCTTATGAAACCGCAAATTATTGGTGTAGCAACAAAGAAGTCTTAA
- a CDS encoding heavy metal-responsive transcriptional regulator, whose translation MLIQDSKPLLIGQVTALSGIPIRTIRYYESLGLLQSIGRTEGGFRQFSHDVLTRLSFIKRAQSLGLSLEEIGEILNIHDRGELPCGEVKEKLEEKVTQIDQQVKQLLTLRAELNGLLSGWEDFSHQHEDTICPNIQKKNSAFYKD comes from the coding sequence ATGTTAATTCAAGACAGCAAGCCTTTATTAATTGGACAGGTGACAGCGCTGAGTGGTATCCCAATTAGAACAATTCGCTATTACGAAAGTCTAGGTTTACTGCAATCTATAGGGCGAACCGAAGGAGGTTTCCGGCAATTTTCTCATGACGTACTAACGCGCCTGTCTTTTATTAAACGCGCCCAAAGTCTTGGGCTGAGCCTCGAAGAGATTGGCGAGATTCTTAATATTCACGATCGCGGCGAACTTCCGTGCGGTGAAGTTAAAGAAAAATTAGAGGAAAAAGTTACACAAATTGATCAACAAGTCAAGCAATTATTAACTCTACGTGCTGAATTAAATGGATTACTCTCAGGCTGGGAGGATTTTTCTCATCAACACGAAGACACAATTTGTCCTAATATTCAAAAAAAGAACAGTGCATTTTATAAAGACTAG
- a CDS encoding cupredoxin domain-containing protein, whose product MFSRSQIWGSLAGLGLLLGTASAQMLHEMPGEIAPTNQFRRIEQPLGLRVGVTAGGIALIGLELWWFLLSKTKAQQAEAHQGIQELTITVDGGYQPDRIVVNANQLVRLNFLRRDPSSCLEKVLFPDFHIAQDLELDRVTSVEFTPKNPGQYQFTCGMNMFRGVVEVT is encoded by the coding sequence ATGTTTAGTCGAAGTCAAATTTGGGGAAGTCTTGCTGGATTAGGGTTACTATTGGGAACTGCGTCAGCACAAATGCTTCATGAAATGCCAGGTGAAATCGCCCCAACAAATCAATTTCGTCGTATTGAGCAACCTTTAGGGTTAAGAGTTGGTGTAACAGCAGGAGGTATCGCCTTAATCGGATTAGAGTTGTGGTGGTTTTTGCTAAGTAAAACGAAAGCGCAGCAAGCAGAAGCGCATCAAGGAATTCAAGAGTTAACAATTACAGTTGATGGCGGTTATCAACCCGATCGCATTGTCGTCAATGCAAATCAGCTTGTACGACTTAACTTTTTGCGTCGCGATCCGAGTAGCTGTCTAGAAAAGGTGTTATTTCCTGACTTTCATATTGCCCAAGATTTAGAGTTAGATCGCGTCACTTCTGTTGAATTTACACCTAAAAACCCAGGGCAATATCAATTTACGTGTGGGATGAATATGTTTCGCGGTGTGGTTGAAGTGACATAA